One window from the genome of Bacillus tianshenii encodes:
- a CDS encoding glycoside hydrolase family 30 protein, producing the protein MTEVRVILTTKDSDNRLTEQQSLQLKSNPSGHVDINIDRLETYQTILGFGGAFTEASAYTLSQMSSDKRQEVLDSYFDQKNGLGYTIGRVHIHSCDFALENYTYVEDNDIELKTFNIERDHKWVLPMIKDAMKVKGSRIPLLASPWSPPAWMKTNQEMNNGGKLLPEYMNTWALYYTKFIEAYRNEGMDIWGITVQNEPAATQVWDSCIYTAEEERDFVKNHLGPIMHENGYDDVNIIIWDHNRDIIVERASTVLEDPEAAKYVWGTGLHWYVSEEFHKVGEVHERFPDKHLLFTEGCQEGGVKLGEWFTGERYGRNMIGDLNNWVEGYLDWNMVLNEEGGPNHVQNLCDAPIIADTKTNELHYNSSFYYIGHFSKYIRPGAVRIKVNNENLHLQTTAFLNEDGTIAMVVMNETDEHRSFSVGYNKDSFQTNLPPHSIATYLFEK; encoded by the coding sequence ATGACAGAGGTACGTGTGATACTAACGACTAAAGATTCAGATAATCGTTTGACAGAACAACAAAGTCTACAGCTTAAATCAAATCCATCAGGGCATGTTGATATCAATATTGATCGTTTAGAAACCTATCAAACGATTTTAGGTTTCGGTGGGGCATTTACAGAAGCAAGTGCCTATACATTATCGCAAATGTCTAGTGATAAGAGACAAGAAGTATTAGATAGCTATTTTGATCAAAAGAATGGTTTAGGATATACGATTGGACGCGTACACATTCATAGCTGTGATTTTGCACTAGAAAATTATACGTATGTGGAAGACAATGATATCGAGCTTAAAACGTTTAATATAGAAAGAGATCATAAGTGGGTGCTTCCTATGATTAAGGATGCGATGAAAGTAAAGGGAAGTAGGATTCCATTACTTGCGTCGCCTTGGAGTCCGCCAGCTTGGATGAAAACAAACCAGGAAATGAATAATGGTGGGAAGCTTTTACCAGAGTATATGAATACTTGGGCATTATACTATACAAAATTTATTGAAGCATATCGAAATGAAGGTATGGATATTTGGGGAATTACTGTACAAAATGAGCCTGCTGCAACGCAAGTATGGGACTCATGTATTTATACAGCTGAGGAAGAGCGTGACTTTGTGAAAAATCACCTTGGTCCAATCATGCATGAAAATGGGTATGATGATGTGAACATTATCATCTGGGACCACAATCGAGATATTATTGTCGAACGTGCTTCAACAGTATTAGAAGACCCTGAAGCGGCAAAGTATGTATGGGGCACGGGGTTACATTGGTATGTGAGTGAAGAATTCCATAAAGTTGGCGAAGTTCATGAAAGATTCCCTGACAAACATTTATTATTTACAGAAGGCTGCCAAGAAGGTGGCGTAAAGCTTGGGGAATGGTTTACTGGTGAGAGGTATGGTCGCAATATGATTGGCGATTTAAATAACTGGGTCGAAGGATACTTAGACTGGAACATGGTGTTAAATGAAGAAGGCGGTCCAAATCATGTCCAAAACCTTTGTGATGCGCCGATTATTGCAGATACAAAAACAAACGAGCTGCACTATAATAGTTCGTTTTACTATATTGGCCATTTTAGTAAATACATTCGACCTGGAGCTGTAAGAATAAAAGTCAATAATGAAAATCTTCATCTACAAACAACTGCCTTCTTAAATGAAGATGGCACCATAGCAATGGTGGTTATGAATGAAACGGATGAACATAGAAGCTTCTCGGTTGGCTATAACAAAGATAGCTTTCAAACGAATCTACCTCCACATTCTATAGCAACCTATCTATTTGAAAAATAA
- a CDS encoding carbohydrate ABC transporter permease, giving the protein MNAKKSFVKLIIYVLLTLLAIISFIPFYMMIINATRENKDILMGFSFLPGSNLVENYKTMIDYVNIWAGFKNSLIVSVSVTVLSGYFSALTAFGFTVYNFKGKNLLFTLTLVMMMVPGQLGLIGFYELNKTIGTLDTFIPLIVPAIASPFVVFFLRQYLASTLHPSLIEAARMDGASELKIFHSIALPMMMPGVATMSIFTFIGSWNNYILPLVVIFSPEKYTLPVLMGFLKGSQVAQNLGSLYLGIAISVVPIMIAFLFLSKYIISSISAGSVKG; this is encoded by the coding sequence ATGAATGCAAAAAAAAGCTTCGTTAAGCTGATTATATATGTTCTCTTAACATTATTAGCGATTATTAGCTTTATTCCATTTTATATGATGATTATTAATGCTACTCGTGAAAATAAAGACATTTTAATGGGCTTTTCTTTTTTACCAGGTAGTAATTTGGTTGAAAACTACAAAACAATGATAGATTATGTAAATATTTGGGCTGGTTTTAAGAATAGTTTAATTGTATCTGTATCAGTAACTGTTTTAAGTGGTTATTTTTCCGCTCTAACCGCTTTTGGTTTTACTGTATATAATTTTAAGGGTAAAAATCTATTATTCACCTTGACGCTAGTAATGATGATGGTACCTGGGCAATTGGGGTTAATCGGATTTTATGAATTGAATAAAACAATTGGAACACTTGATACGTTTATTCCATTAATTGTTCCTGCAATTGCAAGTCCATTTGTCGTGTTCTTTCTAAGACAATACCTTGCTTCTACTTTGCACCCTTCATTAATTGAAGCAGCTCGCATGGATGGAGCTAGTGAATTAAAAATCTTTCATTCCATTGCGCTTCCAATGATGATGCCAGGTGTAGCAACGATGTCGATTTTTACATTCATCGGTTCATGGAACAACTATATTTTACCATTAGTCGTAATTTTTTCACCGGAAAAATACACGTTACCAGTATTAATGGGATTCTTAAAAGGTTCTCAAGTAGCCCAAAATCTAGGTTCCTTGTATCTTGGAATTGCTATTTCTGTCGTTCCAATTATGATCGCGTTCCTATTCTTATCAAAATACATTATTAGCAGTATTTCAGCAGGATCAGTTAAAGGATAA
- the mgrA gene encoding L-glyceraldehyde 3-phosphate reductase, with translation MGYTPKKDRYEKMKYNYCGKNGLKLPAISLGLWHNFGAHDDFENAREMIHTAFDLGITHFDLANNYGPPAGSAEKTFGQILNNDLKGYRDELLISTKAGYGMWEGPYGDWGSRKYLISSLDQSLNRLGLDYVDIYYSHRLDPNTPLEETMAALDHVVRQGKALYVGISNYPAEETKRASKILKELKTPFIIHQPAYSMFNRWVENGLTNVLEEEGLGAIAFQPLAQGLLTNKYLQEVPKDSRAASDSVFLNRNDLSEDKLLKVRKLNDLAHKRGQSLAQMAIAWVLNKKSIASALIGASRASQIVENVEALNHLEFSKEELEQIDALTNS, from the coding sequence ATGGGTTATACCCCGAAAAAAGATCGTTATGAAAAGATGAAATATAACTATTGTGGTAAAAATGGGTTGAAACTGCCTGCTATATCATTAGGTTTATGGCACAACTTCGGAGCGCATGATGATTTTGAAAATGCTAGAGAGATGATCCATACTGCCTTTGATTTAGGAATTACACATTTTGATCTTGCAAATAATTATGGGCCTCCTGCTGGAAGTGCTGAAAAAACGTTTGGTCAAATTTTAAATAATGACTTAAAAGGGTATAGGGATGAGTTGTTAATATCTACTAAAGCTGGTTATGGCATGTGGGAAGGTCCTTACGGAGACTGGGGCTCGAGAAAGTACCTTATATCTAGCCTTGATCAAAGTTTGAATCGATTAGGGTTAGACTATGTAGATATTTACTATTCTCATCGACTTGACCCAAACACTCCCCTTGAAGAAACAATGGCAGCACTTGATCATGTAGTGAGGCAAGGGAAGGCACTGTATGTTGGAATATCAAACTACCCTGCTGAAGAGACGAAGCGTGCTTCTAAAATTCTAAAGGAACTAAAGACACCTTTTATTATTCATCAGCCTGCCTATTCAATGTTCAACCGCTGGGTAGAAAATGGATTAACAAATGTTCTAGAAGAAGAAGGCCTTGGAGCGATTGCCTTTCAGCCACTAGCACAAGGGCTTTTAACAAATAAGTATCTACAAGAGGTACCCAAAGACTCAAGAGCTGCGAGTGACAGTGTTTTTCTAAACAGAAATGATTTATCTGAAGACAAGTTGTTAAAGGTTAGAAAGTTAAATGACCTTGCACATAAAAGAGGGCAAAGTCTTGCACAAATGGCAATCGCTTGGGTGTTAAATAAAAAGTCGATTGCTTCAGCCTTAATTGGAGCAAGTCGAGCAAGCCAAATTGTTGAGAATGTGGAGGCTTTAAATCATCTAGAATTTAGCAAAGAGGAATTAGAGCAAATCGATGCGCTCACAAATAGTTAA
- a CDS encoding GH1 family beta-glucosidase produces the protein MVNFSKDFIFGTATSSYQIEGAVRDGGRTPSIWDTFSEIPGKVLNGDTGEIACDHYHRLEEDVELIKSLGVDSYRFSIAWPRIFPKEGEYNPEGMEFYRELSIKLREAGIKPFVTIYHWDMPQWAYEQGGWVSRNSVQWFKEFAEKCFIELNDYVEMWITHNEPWCAALLGYHQGVHAPGHKNMDEAVRAAHHIMLSHGEVVKLYKEELKLHKAIGITLNLSPVYAASESQNDQLAANNFDGYLNRWFLDPIFKGKYPTDMMNLFSKYVHSYDFIQPGDMELISYPCDFLGINFYNRQLIEFSSAADFLFTPAYSDYPKSGMGWDISPKEFKELIYRLRKEYTELPIFITENGAAFDDVLEEDGSVHDHERVGYMEQHIKAVGELNQEGFNIAGYYLWSLLDNFEWAFGYEKRFGITFVDFKTQKRYLKDSAKRYAEIVKNRKV, from the coding sequence ATAGTGAATTTTTCAAAAGATTTTATTTTTGGTACGGCAACTTCTTCATATCAAATTGAAGGGGCAGTTAGAGACGGCGGAAGAACTCCTTCTATCTGGGATACGTTCTCTGAAATTCCTGGGAAAGTATTGAATGGAGATACTGGAGAAATCGCTTGTGACCATTATCACCGACTTGAAGAAGATGTTGAGCTTATAAAAAGCTTAGGAGTAGACTCTTATCGCTTTTCCATTGCTTGGCCAAGAATTTTTCCGAAAGAGGGTGAATATAACCCTGAAGGAATGGAGTTTTATCGGGAATTATCTATTAAATTGCGAGAAGCAGGTATTAAGCCTTTCGTTACAATATACCATTGGGACATGCCACAGTGGGCTTATGAGCAAGGTGGATGGGTGAGCAGAAACTCTGTTCAGTGGTTCAAAGAGTTTGCCGAAAAATGCTTTATAGAATTAAATGATTATGTCGAAATGTGGATTACGCATAATGAACCTTGGTGTGCAGCATTATTAGGATATCACCAAGGCGTGCATGCACCTGGTCATAAAAATATGGATGAAGCTGTAAGAGCGGCTCATCATATTATGTTATCACACGGTGAAGTGGTGAAACTGTATAAAGAAGAGTTAAAGCTTCATAAGGCAATTGGAATCACGCTAAATCTTTCACCAGTGTATGCGGCAAGTGAAAGTCAAAACGACCAATTAGCTGCTAATAATTTTGATGGGTATCTTAATCGCTGGTTTTTAGACCCGATTTTCAAAGGGAAATACCCAACAGATATGATGAATTTATTTTCAAAATATGTCCATTCATATGACTTTATCCAACCAGGAGATATGGAATTAATATCTTATCCCTGTGATTTCTTAGGTATTAATTTTTATAATCGACAATTAATAGAGTTTAGCTCGGCTGCTGATTTCTTATTCACACCAGCTTATTCTGATTATCCTAAATCAGGTATGGGGTGGGATATTTCACCGAAAGAGTTTAAAGAATTAATTTATAGGTTGCGAAAAGAATATACAGAACTTCCGATTTTCATTACAGAAAACGGTGCAGCTTTTGATGATGTGTTAGAAGAGGATGGTAGTGTGCATGACCACGAACGTGTAGGCTACATGGAACAACACATTAAAGCGGTTGGCGAACTAAACCAAGAAGGGTTCAATATTGCTGGTTATTATTTATGGTCATTATTGGATAATTTTGAATGGGCTTTTGGATATGAAAAGCGTTTTGGTATTACGTTCGTTGATTTTAAAACGCAAAAAAGGTACTTAAAAGATAGTGCAAAACGTTATGCTGAAATTGTGAAGAATAGAAAAGTTTAA